One part of the Pecten maximus chromosome 9, xPecMax1.1, whole genome shotgun sequence genome encodes these proteins:
- the LOC117334608 gene encoding growth hormone secretagogue receptor type 1-like isoform X4, with protein sequence MENTSMYDNVTLHLNTTQDGVLAPTVSEILQTFAPAVILVDRIISPIWYVVGLIGNPISAFVWLNRRMRKNNSSAIYLGTLAIVHTIFLFLHFIMELNYAWDTPTYNKPVICALFNVLLIMPQYLTPLFVMAFTVERYIAVCHPFSKEKFCTVTRAIKVSVCLTTFSLSLASVQAYIWVYVEEHQSCVFAPHDDIVKFEKVWTMVTEMLLFFIIPVCVLVFNVCVIREIKRITTSGPVNTPQSGCGSPTSTITLLSVSFYFICTLLPASIVYALQSLLPQGKFPSTLQQMAVDPVWQRYFTYLTIRKVVEEICLSNNALYGYIYYITGPHFRKVVNKMFGITKCKKLMKKSSTQSPKSEYSLVSSNGKSQYDCVSTQI encoded by the coding sequence ATGGAGAATACCAGTATGTATGACAACGTGACCTTGCATCTCAACACGACCCAGGACGGTGTCCTCGCTCCAACCGTCTCAGAAATCCTGCAGACGTTTGCTCCGGCAGTTATTCTCGTAGacaggattatctcccctatttGGTATGTGGTTGGACTAATTGGCAACCCTATTTCTGCCTTCGTATGGCTGAATCGACGCATGCGGAAAAACAATTCGTCAGCCATCTACCTGGGGACACTTGCTATCGTGCACACGATATTCCTATTTCTCCATTTCATAATGGAGTTAAATTATGCCTGGGACACGCCCACATACAACAAGCCCGTGATATGTGCTCTATTTAACGTTCTCCTGATTATGCCCCAGTACCTCACACCACTCTTCGTCATGGCGTTCACAGTGGAGCGTTATATCGCGGTGTGTCACCCATTTTCCAAGGAAAAATTCTGTACGGTAACCAGGGCTATTAAAGTGTCCGTCTGTCTGACGACCTTCTCCCTCAGCCTCGCGTCCGTGCAGGCCTATATTTGGGTCTATGTCGAAGAACACCAAAGCTGTGTGTTCGCTCCACACGACGACATCGTTAAGTTCGAAAAGGTGTGGACCATGGTTACGGAAATGCTGCTGTTCTTCATCATCCCGGTGTGTGTGCTTGTATTCAATGTGTGTGTTATCCGTGAAATCAAGCGTATTACTACCTCAGGTCCAGTGAATACTCCACAATCAGGATGCGGAAGTCCCACATCCACTATCACGCTGCTTTCTGTGTCTTTCTATTTTATCTGTACTCTACTTCCGGCGTCTATTGTTTACGCCTTGCAGTCTTTGCTACCACAAGGGAAGTTCCCTTCAACGCTTCAGCAAATGGCTGTGGACCCTGTCTGGCAAAGATATTTCACATACCTTACAATTCGCAAAGTTGTGGAGGAGATTTGTTTATCTAACAATGCTTTATATGGCTACATATACTACATCACAGGTCCACATTTCCGAAAAGTAGTTAATAAAATGTTCGgtattacaaaatgtaaaaaactGATGAAAAAATCTTCAACGCAAAGCCCAAAATCGGAATATTCGCTTGTGTCCTCAAATGGCAAGTCACAGTATGATTGCGTTTCTACGCAAATATAA
- the LOC117334608 gene encoding growth hormone secretagogue receptor type 1-like isoform X1 — translation MAWIGELDFNIDIREDDVELRKLFRQLLPYLHRRIMENTSMYDNVTLHLNTTQDGVLAPTVSEILQTFAPAVILVDRIISPIWYVVGLIGNPISAFVWLNRRMRKNNSSAIYLGTLAIVHTIFLFLHFIMELNYAWDTPTYNKPVICALFNVLLIMPQYLTPLFVMAFTVERYIAVCHPFSKEKFCTVTRAIKVSVCLTTFSLSLASVQAYIWVYVEEHQSCVFAPHDDIVKFEKVWTMVTEMLLFFIIPVCVLVFNVCVIREIKRITTSGPVNTPQSGCGSPTSTITLLSVSFYFICTLLPASIVYALQSLLPQGKFPSTLQQMAVDPVWQRYFTYLTIRKVVEEICLSNNALYGYIYYITGPHFRKVVNKMFGITKCKKLMKKSSTQSPKSEYSLVSSNGKSQYDCVSTQI, via the coding sequence GATCATGGAGAATACCAGTATGTATGACAACGTGACCTTGCATCTCAACACGACCCAGGACGGTGTCCTCGCTCCAACCGTCTCAGAAATCCTGCAGACGTTTGCTCCGGCAGTTATTCTCGTAGacaggattatctcccctatttGGTATGTGGTTGGACTAATTGGCAACCCTATTTCTGCCTTCGTATGGCTGAATCGACGCATGCGGAAAAACAATTCGTCAGCCATCTACCTGGGGACACTTGCTATCGTGCACACGATATTCCTATTTCTCCATTTCATAATGGAGTTAAATTATGCCTGGGACACGCCCACATACAACAAGCCCGTGATATGTGCTCTATTTAACGTTCTCCTGATTATGCCCCAGTACCTCACACCACTCTTCGTCATGGCGTTCACAGTGGAGCGTTATATCGCGGTGTGTCACCCATTTTCCAAGGAAAAATTCTGTACGGTAACCAGGGCTATTAAAGTGTCCGTCTGTCTGACGACCTTCTCCCTCAGCCTCGCGTCCGTGCAGGCCTATATTTGGGTCTATGTCGAAGAACACCAAAGCTGTGTGTTCGCTCCACACGACGACATCGTTAAGTTCGAAAAGGTGTGGACCATGGTTACGGAAATGCTGCTGTTCTTCATCATCCCGGTGTGTGTGCTTGTATTCAATGTGTGTGTTATCCGTGAAATCAAGCGTATTACTACCTCAGGTCCAGTGAATACTCCACAATCAGGATGCGGAAGTCCCACATCCACTATCACGCTGCTTTCTGTGTCTTTCTATTTTATCTGTACTCTACTTCCGGCGTCTATTGTTTACGCCTTGCAGTCTTTGCTACCACAAGGGAAGTTCCCTTCAACGCTTCAGCAAATGGCTGTGGACCCTGTCTGGCAAAGATATTTCACATACCTTACAATTCGCAAAGTTGTGGAGGAGATTTGTTTATCTAACAATGCTTTATATGGCTACATATACTACATCACAGGTCCACATTTCCGAAAAGTAGTTAATAAAATGTTCGgtattacaaaatgtaaaaaactGATGAAAAAATCTTCAACGCAAAGCCCAAAATCGGAATATTCGCTTGTGTCCTCAAATGGCAAGTCACAGTATGATTGCGTTTCTACGCAAATATAA
- the LOC117334608 gene encoding growth hormone secretagogue receptor type 1-like isoform X3, whose translation MDLDTEIYQDFMKWIMENTSMYDNVTLHLNTTQDGVLAPTVSEILQTFAPAVILVDRIISPIWYVVGLIGNPISAFVWLNRRMRKNNSSAIYLGTLAIVHTIFLFLHFIMELNYAWDTPTYNKPVICALFNVLLIMPQYLTPLFVMAFTVERYIAVCHPFSKEKFCTVTRAIKVSVCLTTFSLSLASVQAYIWVYVEEHQSCVFAPHDDIVKFEKVWTMVTEMLLFFIIPVCVLVFNVCVIREIKRITTSGPVNTPQSGCGSPTSTITLLSVSFYFICTLLPASIVYALQSLLPQGKFPSTLQQMAVDPVWQRYFTYLTIRKVVEEICLSNNALYGYIYYITGPHFRKVVNKMFGITKCKKLMKKSSTQSPKSEYSLVSSNGKSQYDCVSTQI comes from the coding sequence GATCATGGAGAATACCAGTATGTATGACAACGTGACCTTGCATCTCAACACGACCCAGGACGGTGTCCTCGCTCCAACCGTCTCAGAAATCCTGCAGACGTTTGCTCCGGCAGTTATTCTCGTAGacaggattatctcccctatttGGTATGTGGTTGGACTAATTGGCAACCCTATTTCTGCCTTCGTATGGCTGAATCGACGCATGCGGAAAAACAATTCGTCAGCCATCTACCTGGGGACACTTGCTATCGTGCACACGATATTCCTATTTCTCCATTTCATAATGGAGTTAAATTATGCCTGGGACACGCCCACATACAACAAGCCCGTGATATGTGCTCTATTTAACGTTCTCCTGATTATGCCCCAGTACCTCACACCACTCTTCGTCATGGCGTTCACAGTGGAGCGTTATATCGCGGTGTGTCACCCATTTTCCAAGGAAAAATTCTGTACGGTAACCAGGGCTATTAAAGTGTCCGTCTGTCTGACGACCTTCTCCCTCAGCCTCGCGTCCGTGCAGGCCTATATTTGGGTCTATGTCGAAGAACACCAAAGCTGTGTGTTCGCTCCACACGACGACATCGTTAAGTTCGAAAAGGTGTGGACCATGGTTACGGAAATGCTGCTGTTCTTCATCATCCCGGTGTGTGTGCTTGTATTCAATGTGTGTGTTATCCGTGAAATCAAGCGTATTACTACCTCAGGTCCAGTGAATACTCCACAATCAGGATGCGGAAGTCCCACATCCACTATCACGCTGCTTTCTGTGTCTTTCTATTTTATCTGTACTCTACTTCCGGCGTCTATTGTTTACGCCTTGCAGTCTTTGCTACCACAAGGGAAGTTCCCTTCAACGCTTCAGCAAATGGCTGTGGACCCTGTCTGGCAAAGATATTTCACATACCTTACAATTCGCAAAGTTGTGGAGGAGATTTGTTTATCTAACAATGCTTTATATGGCTACATATACTACATCACAGGTCCACATTTCCGAAAAGTAGTTAATAAAATGTTCGgtattacaaaatgtaaaaaactGATGAAAAAATCTTCAACGCAAAGCCCAAAATCGGAATATTCGCTTGTGTCCTCAAATGGCAAGTCACAGTATGATTGCGTTTCTACGCAAATATAA
- the LOC117334608 gene encoding growth hormone secretagogue receptor type 1-like isoform X2 yields MMDTDYLLSLLADFNRIMENTSMYDNVTLHLNTTQDGVLAPTVSEILQTFAPAVILVDRIISPIWYVVGLIGNPISAFVWLNRRMRKNNSSAIYLGTLAIVHTIFLFLHFIMELNYAWDTPTYNKPVICALFNVLLIMPQYLTPLFVMAFTVERYIAVCHPFSKEKFCTVTRAIKVSVCLTTFSLSLASVQAYIWVYVEEHQSCVFAPHDDIVKFEKVWTMVTEMLLFFIIPVCVLVFNVCVIREIKRITTSGPVNTPQSGCGSPTSTITLLSVSFYFICTLLPASIVYALQSLLPQGKFPSTLQQMAVDPVWQRYFTYLTIRKVVEEICLSNNALYGYIYYITGPHFRKVVNKMFGITKCKKLMKKSSTQSPKSEYSLVSSNGKSQYDCVSTQI; encoded by the exons ATGATGGATACGGACTACCTGTTGTCGTTGCTGGCAGATTTCAACAG GATCATGGAGAATACCAGTATGTATGACAACGTGACCTTGCATCTCAACACGACCCAGGACGGTGTCCTCGCTCCAACCGTCTCAGAAATCCTGCAGACGTTTGCTCCGGCAGTTATTCTCGTAGacaggattatctcccctatttGGTATGTGGTTGGACTAATTGGCAACCCTATTTCTGCCTTCGTATGGCTGAATCGACGCATGCGGAAAAACAATTCGTCAGCCATCTACCTGGGGACACTTGCTATCGTGCACACGATATTCCTATTTCTCCATTTCATAATGGAGTTAAATTATGCCTGGGACACGCCCACATACAACAAGCCCGTGATATGTGCTCTATTTAACGTTCTCCTGATTATGCCCCAGTACCTCACACCACTCTTCGTCATGGCGTTCACAGTGGAGCGTTATATCGCGGTGTGTCACCCATTTTCCAAGGAAAAATTCTGTACGGTAACCAGGGCTATTAAAGTGTCCGTCTGTCTGACGACCTTCTCCCTCAGCCTCGCGTCCGTGCAGGCCTATATTTGGGTCTATGTCGAAGAACACCAAAGCTGTGTGTTCGCTCCACACGACGACATCGTTAAGTTCGAAAAGGTGTGGACCATGGTTACGGAAATGCTGCTGTTCTTCATCATCCCGGTGTGTGTGCTTGTATTCAATGTGTGTGTTATCCGTGAAATCAAGCGTATTACTACCTCAGGTCCAGTGAATACTCCACAATCAGGATGCGGAAGTCCCACATCCACTATCACGCTGCTTTCTGTGTCTTTCTATTTTATCTGTACTCTACTTCCGGCGTCTATTGTTTACGCCTTGCAGTCTTTGCTACCACAAGGGAAGTTCCCTTCAACGCTTCAGCAAATGGCTGTGGACCCTGTCTGGCAAAGATATTTCACATACCTTACAATTCGCAAAGTTGTGGAGGAGATTTGTTTATCTAACAATGCTTTATATGGCTACATATACTACATCACAGGTCCACATTTCCGAAAAGTAGTTAATAAAATGTTCGgtattacaaaatgtaaaaaactGATGAAAAAATCTTCAACGCAAAGCCCAAAATCGGAATATTCGCTTGTGTCCTCAAATGGCAAGTCACAGTATGATTGCGTTTCTACGCAAATATAA